In Onychostoma macrolepis isolate SWU-2019 chromosome 06, ASM1243209v1, whole genome shotgun sequence, one DNA window encodes the following:
- the LOC131542184 gene encoding granzyme K-like, translating to MDVRRYLIVYFFCVFTFFRLADCSEVSIIGGKDVKKLQPWMVSIQKDQNHECGGILIQAQWVLTAAHCRQEPITSVTVLVGSLSLSKGTQRVGILGYEYPKTFNVKTKQDDIMLIKLSKKVKAKPKKIPKKEQDVPPGTKCVVTGWGTTNAKVMKPSDKLQMLEVTVVDRDLCNCYYNRDPVITKDMLCAGNKQEKSGICRGDSGGPLECKKNIVGVVSGSKGCSNPKEPTVYTFLSGRHIRWINNILKKQFNSTTF from the exons ATGGACGTTCGCAGATATTTGATTGTATATTTCTTCTGCGTATTCACCTTTTTCAGATTGGCAG ATTGCTCTGAGGTGTCCATTATTGGAGGCAAAGATGTCAAAAAACTTCAACCATGGATGGTGTCCATTCAGAAGGACCAGAACCATGAGTGTGGAGGAATCCTGATTCAAGCCCAGTGGGTTTTAACTGCAGCACATTGCCGACA agaGCCCATTACATCTGTGACGGTTCTCGTAGGATCTCTGTCTCTGAGTAAAGGCACTCAGCGTGTTGGCATCCTCGGTTACGAGTACCCTAAAACATTCAATGTAAAGACTAAACAAGATGACATCATGCTCATTAAG ctaagCAAAAAAGTGAAAGCGAAACCTAAAAAAATCCCTAAAAAGGAACAAGACGTTCCACCTGGAACAAAATGTGTTGTGACAGGTTGGGGAACTACTAATGCTAAAGTCATGAAACCTTCTGATAAACTGCAAATGTTAGAGGTGACAGTGGTGGACAGAGACCTGTGCAACTGCTACTACAACAGAGATCCTGTGATCACCAAAGACATGCTGTGCGCTGGAAACAAGCAAGAAAAGAGCGGCATCTGTCGG GGAGATTCCGGTGGACCACTGGAATGTAAGAAAAACATAGTTGGAGTGGTGTCAGGGTCAAAAGGATGTAGTAATCCCAAGGAACCAACTGTGTACACTTTTCTTTCTGGAAGACACATCCGCTGGATCAATAACATACTGAAAAAGCAATTCAACAGCACAACCTTTTAA